A window of Eucalyptus grandis isolate ANBG69807.140 chromosome 4, ASM1654582v1, whole genome shotgun sequence genomic DNA:
ATCTCACAATGTACTTTAGGTGCAACATGAGAAGAAGGATGTAGAGGAAATTCTTCATTTCCTTGATAGATCTCAAGTGGCATTTCGATCGAGCTTACGCTGGAGGGTCCTTCTAAAGGTTCGGCATAATTGTAAAAGGAAGAGGCTGAGAGTCGTGAGTGGCTAACCCAGCCTCCTTCGTCCCTTGGGACCAACAAGGGGTAGCAGtactttttccaaaataaaGAAGGATATTTGGCATTTGTTTTTCAATTGGAAGTGGTGGATATTGTTGTTCTTTCAGCTGCTTGTattttagataatatatatgaaaataactTTGGATATTTTCATTCAATGTTGGAATAAACTGAAAAGAACATATATCATTTTTAGCAGAACCACTCTGATTTCAACTTACGATAGTGCCATGGATGAAGAACGAAATGGAATCATGGAAGAATACTGACATAATTATATCAAACTGTACCTTCTTagttgtcaatttagttataccattatatttgtatataaaatatacagcatattcatttttcttttgcttagtTTAGTTTGTTTTATCATGTAGTACGAAAGACACAATAAAGGTACACTGGCTTCGAACTTGTCAATCTATGAATTGGCTCTTGTGATTATACATACGGCGCACGTTGAGACTGTAAGTAAGTGCGAGTCTTTTGATCAACAACTGGAGTCAAACCAAATGATGGATTAAAAAGAGTAGAATCGCAATCATGGTTAATTCACAAATGCAAATACAATCTTATGCTTAATTATACATAATAGAATTTTAGAGTATTCATCTCCTTGACCTTTAATGTAGAAAATAAGTATCCCTTCCATTCTCTATTATGGTAAAATTTCATGAGAAATGTGGACATCATTAGTCCTATTATATTAATTCTAACATATGATTTATATATCCCGAGTATGTACGGTTTACAGTCGTATAGCCAAGTTATTTATTGCATGTGTCAAGGACACAACTAAATCAATAtagaaattcaagatttttgtCAGTATAGAATACCCCTATcaatatctagaaaatttgaaagtaCCTCATTCGATAACTTTGTAATACACACTTGTCTAAGAAATATCTTAGATAAGCTACGATACTTACTAAGAGAGAAGCAAACTCCTACTTGCTAATCATGTCAATGAAACAATACAAGGATACTAATATTAGAAGGTTCTATGTTCACTAGAGCAAGCACTGAGTTGACGACCAACACTACTCTAACAAGAAAACATGGACTAAGGGAACAAAAGTAAGAGAAATGGTTACCTTGTTTCTCTTTAGCACTTTCAAGGCTTCCTCGGAGTCCCATAACCTGCTACGGTGCCAAGGCTGCTGCTCATTTTCCTCACGAACAATTGCTCTACCGAGATCTCTTAATTGGTCATGCATTCGGAACTCAAGATCAtctccaatttttattaatgacaTAAATGTCAACACTTCAATATTCTCCCCTGGAAAAAAGTCACAAGCGTCCCACATGTAGAATGCGATTCTCTTGTCAGTGCCAATGAGAAAGCAAGcgatatccaaaaatatttgcttTTGTCCATTGTCTAATACATCATAACTTATCCTTAACTTTTCTTGCACTTCTATACGAGGGatcttttctaacttttttatCACATCTCTCCATTCTTTTGATTCCTTTCCACACAATAATGAACCTAAAACCTCGAGGCATAAGGGAAGTCCTCCGGTGGTGAATACAACTTCACGAGTGAGGCCCTCAAATTCACTTGGAGGAACGTCCTTTCGAAACGCATGTTTGCTAAACAAAATCAAAGATTGCTCGTAATCCAATTCTGTAAGTTCATAGTTGTGGTCCACCCCAGCTACTTCAAGAATTCTCTTGTTTCTGGAGGTAATAATGATTATACTTCCCAAAGAAAACCAATCATGCTTACCGGCTAAACACTTCACTTGATCAacatcatccacatcatcaagaagaagaaggacctTTTTATCTTTAAACCTGGAGGAGATGAAATTAATTCCTTCATCCTTATTATGagcttcatttcttttattcgAGATATCATAGATTAACTGATTCTGTAAAACATGAGCTCCACGCTTCCATGATTCCCTTATATCAGCAATGAAGCTGCGATGCTCAAATTGATTGGATAGCTCGTTGTAAACGGTTTTAGCAAGAGTAGTTTTACCAATGCCTCCCATTCCATGGATGCCAACAAATAGGAGGGCATGAGATTTATCATCCAGAAGTTCCATAATGTTGTTCACATGACCAGCAATTCCGACCAAATTATCAGAAACAATcaactcaaactttttcttcAGTTCACTCAACACTTCTTGGACAACCAATTTCACCAACTCTACTTCAGACCTGTCAAATGTGACAAGAGTTCAAATATGTGGCAACAATAATTTTATATCGTTTATCTATTGAGAACGTTGTAATAAACGAATCCgagataaattgaaaaaaaaaattaagaattgtctTTATCGACCCTCCATATATTATCTTATATGCTAAGAATGAGGTTTGAGAAATGCTTGTGGTTGTTTCGCATGGCGTGCCCCATTCCACTATTACTCCgacataatttattaaattagaagAAACTTGAAGGCATCACTTATGAACCTTGAATATTGTATACATTATGGATTTGAACCAACTTTTGGACTTGTTGTTTGTTAAAGATATTAGAGATGACGTGGACGTAACTTTGAAAACTTTCTAGAGCCTTTGAACAATAAAAAATCCAATAAACCAACCCAATATAAGAGTTAGCAATCAATCAATAAACAAGTCCTAACTTTTGATGCGAGACAATTTCAACTCCTGTAATACCAATCCAAAAAGTCGTTCAGATTGTGATATTGTGAACAACTTGAATGCAATCAAGGGGATTTCTCCTTGTTTGCACAATTCTACACGATTGCAAGTTTCTACTTGTGTTATCATCGATTGGTGTTCTTATCAGTTTTCATTGCCTCTAGGGATGATAACTTCTTGTACTTTATTATCCTTTTGAGTAACTATGTTCTTTGATTTTAATTGATCTAAGTAGAAGaataaatttttccaaaaataagaaCATTGATTCAATAAATTTAGGTGTATGAGATAGAAATTACTTGCTGAAGATAGgaaatgcattgaaaattattcaaacaaatatataatacaaataatccctttttccttcttttttttttttttatattttccatcatCATATATAACTAATGAAACATTtcttttgtaaaataattttaacaGCGACTAGTCAACAAtattaatgatttaataaatgtAACTTGGGAAGATAAAGAATTATGCCTTTGACAATCACTACGCACGGTATATGATGTTACAAGCtctaaataaaaatcatcaataagTTGTACtattaatctcaaataaatatgtaattAGAAAGGTTTGTGACGATGACTAGTGTGACGTACACtataaacatgaaaaaaaaaaaaaaaaagtggcaaaatgttacaaaatttTTGGATATAAGAgtaaaaagtcaataaaaaaaaatcttatcatTCACTTGAATGGGATCATACCGATAAAATCTATAAGTAGATTTGTCAATATCATTAAAgcaaaatacttaaaaaaaacagagagaataatTTATCGAACTCATGCTTCGTAGGATCTTACTGCCAACATAATctttatgtttatatatatagaaCGAAAACGAAGCGGTTGAGAATCAGAGCGACCAGTAAACACCCGGGCATATTAAAAGAAAGTAGAGAATGCCTTGGTGAGAAAATTTACCCATCGGCTTCATGTCCTTTCAAGTTGCTGACTTCAAGGAGTGCTTGCTTCCATTTCTCCAAAATCGCTGGGTTAAAAGAAGACCTCTTAAGCAAACGCTTCTCACGCTCGTGAAATGCCTTTCCAAAACTCCCGATTTGATGTCCCACATCAGCTGGTTTAACTTTGTAGAATATAGGCAGCACTTTCTGCTCGTTATTATTCTTGCGCTCCATTATTTGAACCAGCTCATCCAGGCACCAACTACTTGTACCATAATTCACAGAGAAAATGGGGATCAGGACCTTACTATTTGTGATGGCTGCCATAAGCTCTGGTCTGATGTCCGCGCCTTGTTGAAGCTCGTCATCGTCTCTGTAAGTGTGAATTCCGACTCTGCGGAGCCCATGGTAGAGGTGATCGGCGAAGCCATGTCGAATATCTAGGCCTCTGAAGCTCAAGAATGCCTCGTAGTGGTTTCCAGTTGACACTGTCAAAGAACTAGACGCATTGTTGTTAGTTTCTGTCGGAGACGAACTAGATCCAACGGAATTAGTATCTATCGGCACAATCATCGAATCATATGTGCCAGTATCAGCATCATCTGCATTTCCACGCACACTAGCTTTCTtcttattgagaaaatataacGTAAGCCCGAGGAGAAGGATCGGTGCCACGAGCTCGGCGAAAGAATACCCAAAAATGAGGCGATGCATTTCGTCCTCGCTCTGATCTGCCCTTGATTTTTGCTTTCAAGCCCGACGAAGAAAAAGCAAGAGTGCCTCTCAGAAAACAGGAAATGCCTTCTTGTTGCCTATTCTATTGTGGTCTGCTAAAATTTAGATACACGTAAAGCGGAGGATTTGTTAGGAAGGTGAAAAGTGCAGAGAGACTTATGACGAGACTGGGATATGAACTCACGGGAGAAGATGGAAAGctggggaaagagagagagagagagtcgtccGATTCAATATACTCTAGACAAGGAACAGATAAAAACATCAGAGCGTCGCGACAGTGAAGAGGGCACGCTTATTCCACTGCTTTGTCCACCGCTTGCacctgtccttttttttttgataatttattttccatcggaaaaaagtattttgtaatatatttaaGCTCTTGatcccaattaaaaaaaaaaattggtcttaTTGCTTTGAACCTTTTAAATATTGTACTGTTAAATTGATAGACTTCATTTTAATACTaaaatgttatattattaacgaccataaaaaattatcaaatagcTAGATATATATTAATTTGTACCTAAGCACAACGAGAAGATGTCTTTTTGGCTCTAGTTTGActtgatttctcttcttctgtttttttggtTGAACCTTAATTTCTCCttaaatctcaaaagtcatcatgcctttttgcttttgctttattttattatttatatatatttctttattgATTGGACTTATCTAATCCAACTAGTTAGCATGCACCAATAATTAAAACTTACCGAGCTAGTTAAAAATTGGTAATTCATTGACCGGACCACCAGCCATGCCTTTATAGTCGTTGCCTTCACGTGAGGGAAGTTTCAATGGACAGGAGAATCCGAGGCGATCCTTGTCCAAGAAGAAACTAACATGTGAGCAagtcttgatgcaaaagcaatggaaaaacataaaaccaaaaataaaagacaactGCTTTAATGGTTTCCGTGGAAAGTGGTCATAATTGATGAATACATACAAAGCGTAGGGACAATTGCTGCACCATTgaactttccttttctttttttaatatatttttcatcaGAAAAGTTACTTTTGTTTAATGTATTTGAACTCTTGATCCTAGTTAAAAGCTTTTACCTTGGACTTGTTAAGTATTACCATATCAAGTTGATGAATTTCATTTCACTATTGAAATGTTGCATTATCAACTATCACTTAAATCTACTATATatataaagacttcaaatgattataatcccaaagaaagtaaagaagaaaactcTAGTGACTTGATATCTTGACTCCTCCTTAGGGAAAGCAGGCAAAGGTTGCACTTTTAGGACTCCTTGCATTTCCCCTTTATTGTTTCTTGGACAAACCAAAGAGCAGccaatagcattaaattagacCCAACAAAGAACTTattgaaatgattttcaatGACACATAATTTTTTACACATATCTGCCTTAGTTTTGCTATTAATTGAATATGATGGCAGATATAGTGGGAAGATTTTCTAAATAGAAGATAGGACATGGATAGTGACTTGCGATCCATCTAGAAAAGAAACGTGCAATGCATGGATCactgataaattttattatttcttgaaCTAACCAAAGAGCAGCCAATGTTGAATGAGAATCAGTACCGGGGTAGATATTTCTATAACCCTTACTATATATCTTTTAAAGGTGGAGAACACTTTGACCATATCAATCTCCGCATTTTTTGTCTTTCCTCttgtctaatttttcttttcaggtAGACTTTTCATCTCCACGATGACTCTTTCTAGTTCCTTTGCACATTTCTTTCTTCCTggctccatctttttttttttttgagctccCTTTGGCAATTATTGCATGCGGAAAAATGCCCCACCCACCCAGCCGAGAATCctctgctttttcatgcccagATTTTCTTGTCTATTTGGCCGTGAATTTCGATCTTGAATGCTGAGATGGCCTCCTTGTCAAGATGAAAATTGCTCTCTCCTAACCTAATAGTCaagaatttttgttatttggaaCATATTTGGGACTGaatataaaatttggaaaattcttTTAGGCAAAAATGTTGAGGGTTGACGCAACATTTGGTTTAAGGTTGAAGGtctttttaaacaaaaaaattcaggataaaattaaaagtaaatctaaaattttaggatttttaaggAATTAGGACCGTGtaaaggaggaagagaaagtgGAGGAGCTTCACCTGTTCTCATCATCCGGTGGGGCATATTTGTAATTAGATAGTGtatcataattttatttttacccCCAATCCCGATGGCTAGGCCCCACAAGTCCGTCCTTAACTTGAGGCTATCGCTCTTTTCTACCAAGTTTTTGTCCATTTCTTATTGTAAAGGAGTGGCCAAGCCCACTACTCTCTCCTCTTCACTTAATTATGAGGCTaccaattaaatatttaatcaaatttattgatGTCACAATTTCTTAATCAACCCAAAgccaaattcataaattttttccaatttttttttgttggtttagTTTAGCGGTTGCAATCTTCCGTCAACACCTATAATTTGTAATGTAtgttaattcaaatatttatattattgaatGGAACTATTGAATggaactaatatatatatatatatatatatatttttttttttttttttggtaaaaggtaagaagtgTTAGTTCAATATTTCATATTAgttcaatattttaaataatacttTAACATAATGCATGCGGTTCCTCTTAAATAATGAGGGTTAGCTATGTTAATGAAAATGTAAATAGGTTTTACTTACCACACAGAATACACCTAGGCATTTTATTCTCATCCaccaatttattttatatagatctatttcttttaaataatgagGGGTAACtatcttttataaatatattaaataggTTTTATTGATCactcaaaatatatttaagcaTATTAATGTTGTTATTCAATTTGGTTGGTGCAAGATGTGAAGCAATTTGTATGTTCAATAGAAGAAGCTGTATTTTGATATCCACTTGTGACAATGCAAGCTAAAAGAATTATCAGTGTTATTTATATACCAACAATCCAAACTAAACTGTCGATACTTGAAATCGTGAAGtgttaagaaaaaaacaaaaaaacaaaagagtgcTCGTGGCACAAGAACTCCTTTTATAGTATCGATTTACAATACTTTCCTAGTGCTAAATTGTCACATTAGTTTCCTTCTTattgagaaaattgaacacaagcaTGGAGAGAAGGATGGATGCCATGAACACAGCAAAAGAATGCCCAAAAATGGGACAATGCATTTCGGCTTTGCTCTGGCTCTGTCCTTGATTTTCCCCTTCAAGTCCGACGGTAAAAAAAGACAGAATGCGtctcaagaaatagaaaatgcctTCTTGTTGCCCTTTCTTGTGGTTTGATTTATGCAATGGAACCAGTTGGCAATCAGAACTCGCACCAATAAGTCAAGCTTTATCGACCACGTGCTTAGAGATGTTGCCTTCACGCGGCTGAAATCTCAGTGCACAAGAGAATCCAAAGATGGTATGCATACAACGGTGCATTTATTGGGAAGAGGAAAAGTGGATGGAGACTGGGATGAGACTTGACATGGATTTgcgagagaaaatgaaaagtggatgagagagagatagagagattcGTCCGTTTCAATAATTTCCAGACAAGTGCTCAATAGATGATAAAAACACGCGAGGCGTCAGGACAATGAAGAGGGCACGCTTAGTCAGTGAGCTGCTTGCTTCGTTGaactttcctctttctttgttGATTTATTTTCCATCGGAAAaagtattttttgttaaatatattTAAGCTCCTAATCTCACTTAGGAATTTACCCCTCTTGCTTTACATCCGTTAAATATTATATAGTCAAATCgataaaaatgatgatattaatgataatttattcTGAAAAAATACGTTATCAACATATGTTGcggatcataaaaaattattaacctgatgagaagaatttttttttgcttaggTCCTATCTTAATTTCTCCTTCAAGTCTtgtaaataaatcaaaatacctttttgcttttgcttttatttttactttattatatatattcattgatttgattcatctAATCCAACCAGTTTTACACATTCTTATAATCCAAATTTGCTGAACTAGATGTAAATTAGTAATTTGTTGGCCGGGACCACTAAACATGCATTTATGGTCGTTGCCTTCGTGTAGTGGAAGTTTCAATGCACAGGAAAAGTAAATTTCAAGGAAACGTAGATGCTATAAAAGTAGATTAACAATCTTTTCTGTAAAATTGCAACTTTTTACTCTGTCCTTTCTCCACGCGTGCCCCGACAAttctgtctctctttcttcatttttcttattttcacctcctacgttcttttttctttcctttcttttgcggACCACTTTCTCAGTTTTTCTTCGTAAaagcttttctctcttttgccgACCACAAGCCTCTCTCTGTATCTCCATTTCTTGACCGTGACGAAAAGCTCCGTCGTACTTTTTCGTCCTCTTTTGACAATGATCGCACGCTGAAAAATTGCCCACCCCATTTGGCCGAGAACCCTTTGCTTTTTCCATGCCCAtattttcttgtcttctttggCCGTGAATTCCGGTCCCTGAATGCGGAGATTACCCCCTTGTCAAGATGGAAATTGCTGTCTTGACCGTGTCCTCAAGGTACTTGTGGTTATTTGAGGTTCATTTGAAACtgaacataaattttgaaaattctttttagaTGAAAAAACCGGGGGTCGATGTAGCCTTGGGATTAAAGTTGAggggagacaaaaaaaaaaagttagggataaaattaaaattgaacctAAAATTTGTGGGTCTTTAGGTAACTAGGACTGTATAGACAGAGGGAAGCAAAGCTTCACCGGTTTTGAGAATCCATGGGCAGATTTGTAATTAGATAGCAtgtaataattttctttctcctctgttgATGGCTGGGTCCCACCAGTTCTTGCTTTTTGTCATTTCTTATGTCGAATGAGTGGCTGGCCCACCAGGTCTTCTCCTAGTTAATTATGAAATTACCTAtttaatcatttaatcaaatttattgatttcaatttttcgaTCAACCCAAAGCcaaattgactcaattttttttctagccaatgtttttcttggttttaATAAACAAGCTCCGATAAAATTTTGATACCCGTATAACGGTGGATTTGTTGGGaagataaaaagtggaaagaGACTTTGGACGAGTCTTCGTTGAACTTAGTCCATCGCATGCACTGTTGAACTTTCcgtttcctttccttttgttaaGTTATTTTCCACTGAAAATggtatttttattgaatatattTAAGCTCTCGATCCCACTTATAAATTTAATCCCTCTCACTTTACGCCTGTTAAATATTATACTATTAAAATGATAAACTTCATTtcaatatttataaatttaatgagATAACATGTGTCAaggatcacaaaaaattatcaacatgctatatatatttattttgtacCTAGCACAATGAGAAGAATTTCTTTTTGCTCTGGTTATGCCTTAATTTCTCCTTCAATctcataaattaatcaaaatgcctttttgcttttgctcttgctttattttatatatatttctttatcAATTTGATTTATCTAAGCCGATCAGTTGACATATATCGATAATTCAAATTTGCCAAGCTGGATATAAATACGTAATTCGTTGACTGGGAACCTCGACTATGCATTTATAGTCGTTGCCTTAATGTTGGGGAAGTTTCAAAGGATAGGAGAATCCAAGGCGATCCTTCCCGGAAGAAAATAACATGTGAGCAAgtctcgatgcaaaagcaatgaaacaaataaaaccaaaaataaaagaggactgctttatttatttgtatCCATAGAAAGTGGTCATAAAGCGTCAGGATAATTGGTGCACCATTGCactttcctttgctttttttatttatttattttccatcgGAAAAGTTACTTTTGTTGAATATATTTAAACTCTCGGTCCCAGTTACAAATTTAACTTGAATCAGTTAGGTATTACCATATCAAACTGATGAATTTCATTTCACTATCGAGATGCTGCATTATCAACGATCACTTAATATAAAGACTTCATATGTGTATAAATCCAAAAAAAGTAAGGAGGAAAACTCTAGTGACTTGATATCCTAAATACTTGTAGGACTCCTTGCGTTTCTCCCTTTGTTGTTTCTTGGACAAACAAAAGGGCAGCCAATAGCATTGAATTAGACCCAACGAAGAACAGATCGAAACGACTTTCAATGACACAATTTTTTACACACATTTGCCTTAATTTTGCTAGTAATTGAATAAGATGGCAAACATAATGAGaagattttctaaatatataataagaCATGAACAGTGACTTGCAATCCACCTAAACAAGACACGTGCAGATGCATAAATCACTgatgattttattatttcttggaCTAACCAAAGAGCAGCCAATGTTGAATAAGAATTAGTATGAGGATAGATATTTTTATAAGCATTACTACCTATCTTTTAAGGTGAAAACCACTTTGAACACATCAATGCTATgcatattttgtcttttctcttgtctaatttcttttccaagtaGACTTTTCCACTCCATGACAACTCTTTCTAGTTCCTTTGcacatttctttcttcatcactccaaatttttatctttccctTGTTGTCACTGCTTCCCTCACATGCCTATCACATGGTTTTGCAggagaaaatgaagagagaaagagagagagagagagagatttgtctAGTCCAATATTTTTCACGCAAGTGctcaaaaatagataaaaacaTACAAAGCATCGAAGACAGCGAAGATGGCACGCTTAGTCCACCGCCTACATCGACGaactttcctctttcttttgttaatttatttttccatcagaaaaagtgtttttcgtaaaatatttttgagttcTTAATCACACTTAAGAATTTACCCCTATTATTTTGAGCTTGATATATATTATACAGTCAAACTTATTAACGATaacttattctaaaaaattatgttatcaAAGCGTGTCAaggattataaaaaattatcaacacaCATATATGTGTATATTCATTCGGTACCATAACACAATgagaagaatttattttttacttggTTCCATCTTAATTTTCCCCTCAAATctcataaataaatcaaaatgcctttttgcttttgctttcacttttatttttattttattttatatatattattgatttaatttatctaatccAATCCGTTTGCATGCATTCATAATTCAAACTTGTCGAAGTagatataaattaataattcatTGACCGGGACAGCATTTATGGTAGTCGCCTTCAACTGTTGGAAGTTTCAATGCACAGGCAAAATGAACTACAAGGAAATGTAGATGTTACAAAAGTAGATTAAATGAACTTTAGGTGAAATTGCAGCTTTTTGCTCTCTGTCATttccacttctctctctcttcatttttttcttttcccttcctctattcttattttctttctttcttttgcagaccact
This region includes:
- the LOC108956545 gene encoding disease resistance protein RPV1-like; translation: MHRLIFGYSFAELVAPILLLGLTLYFLNKKKASVRGNADDADTGTYDSMIVPIDTNSVGSSSSPTETNNNASSSLTVSTGNHYEAFLSFRGLDIRHGFADHLYHGLRRVGIHTYRDDDELQQGADIRPELMAAITNSKVLIPIFSVNYGTSSWCLDELVQIMERKNNNEQKVLPIFYKVKPADVGHQIGSFGKAFHEREKRLLKRSSFNPAILEKWKQALLEVSNLKGHEADGSEVELVKLVVQEVLSELKKKFELIVSDNLVGIAGHVNNIMELLDDKSHALLFVGIHGMGGIGKTTLAKTVYNELSNQFEHRSFIADIRESWKRGAHVLQNQLIYDISNKRNEAHNKDEGINFISSRFKDKKVLLLLDDVDDVDQVKCLAGKHDWFSLGSIIIITSRNKRILEVAGVDHNYELTELDYEQSLILFSKHAFRKDVPPSEFEGLTREVVFTTGGLPLCLEVLGSLLCGKESKEWRDVIKKLEKIPRIEVQEKLRISYDVLDNGQKQIFLDIACFLIGTDKRIAFYMWDACDFFPGENIEVLTFMSLIKIGDDLEFRMHDQLRDLGRAIVREENEQQPWHRSRLWDSEEALKVLKRNKGTDKNEAIDLSKGNSEGLGKIDERDGNNYTAEQFKKLTSLRFLFMKGAHLSGDFEDSMEELKWLQWQSCPASFEVNNFHMRELVVLELKRSKINEKWEGWSFFKMAKKLKYLDLSFCRSLENTDFLSAFEKLEVLILRGCGRLKQIDASIEDIKGLLRLELDNCFYLRELPAELGKLKALQQLNLSETPFLFALLDSIGSLENLEILDITHSGIEELPNGIGSLRKLRELCACACKNLTGIMVESMCNLSSLRRLDFIDCFKLQSLPDLPSGLTYLGVTCQSRKLPSLSHLPHLKQLQVRDCGFIQCIQELPSMQLKSSECSQLTDIEEMESPQSLNTPFKFESLEVCWCESIKMLDVSQFVHLRTLVVCCCMDLFEIRALDKLIYLESLEIKRCHLIK